CGCGTTTACCTGCTGCGCTCCGGCCGCCTCCAGCCGCTCACCCGCGATCATCTCCGGCCGCGCGCCTCGGGCCCCGATGCGCCGACCCGGGCGCTCGGCTTCGACCGCGAGGTCCAGGCCGATGTCGTCGAAATCGACGCGCTGCCGGGGGACCGCGTGATCCTGCTCGGCGCGGGCCTGTCGCGCGGCGTTTCGCCGGAAAGGCTCGGGGATTTGCTGCGCGAGTTGGGGGGCGCCGGCGAGACGGCGCAAAAGCTCGTCGCGGCCGCGCCGCGCGGCGCGGCGGCGATCATTGACGTCATCGAGGTCTCCTCGCCGCAACGTGACGACTTCGCCGCCGAATACGCGGCCCTGCCGATCAGACCGCCGCCGCACGACGGCGAGACGCTGGATGGGTTCGTCGTCGGCCGCACCATCTATCGCGGTCAATATACCCTGCTGAAGCGCGCCCGCGACACGATCGGCGATCGTGACGTCGTCCTCAAGTTCCCGCTGCTCGGCATGGCGCAGGACCCCGTGTTCCAGGCCGGCTTCTTGCGCGAGGCCTGGATCGGCGCGCGGCTGCGCAGCCGCTGGACGGTCGATTATCTCGATCTGCCGGCCGAGCGGCGCAGCTGTCTCTATCTGGTCATGCCCTATTATCATGGCGAGACGCTCGACGCCCGGCTGCGAACCGCCCCGCCAGTGTCGCTGGCGGAGGGGGCTGGCATAGCGATTAGCCTGTGCGAGGCGGTCGAGGATCTGGCGCGTCGGCACGTCGTCCACCGCGACCTCAAGCCGGAAAATATCTTCCTGCTGCGTTCGGGCGAGGTCAAATTGCTCGATCTCGGGCTGGCGGCGCTGCCGGGCCTCGATGAGAGTGGCCGCGAGGATCTCGGCGGGACGACCCGCTATATGGCGCCAGAATTGTTCAGGGGCGCGTCGCCCGGACTGCGCAGCGAAGTCTTTTCCCTTGGCGTGACCCTCTATCGCATGTTCAGCGGCGGCGCCTTTCCCTTTGGCGCACGGGAAGCGTTCCCGCTGGCGCGCGCGCGGCCCGATCTGCCGGATTGGCTGGGGAAGATCATCGGCCAGGCGATCGAGGTGGAGCCGGAGCGGCGTTTCGCCGACGCCACGGCCCTGCGCGCGGCGCTCGAACATGGCCTGTTCCATCAGGACTGGCGCGGCCGCCCGCCGCGGCCGCCCGGCGCCCGAATGCCCTGGCGGGCGCTAGCCGCGGGATTGGCCCTGCTCTGCCTCGCTTTGCTGTTGTGGAGACGCTGAGAATGACGGCGCCCGTCGCCCGCGTCCCGGCGCCGCGTCTCGCCTATGGTTTGGTGAGCGCGCGCGGGCGACGGCCGAGCAATCAGGATTTTGCCGCCTGCTGCCGCGATCCGCTGGGCGGGAGGCGTGGCTTCGCCGCCGCCGTCGCCGATGGGCTCGGCGGCCACCGGGGCGGCCGCGAGGCGGCGGAAACGGCGGTGCGGGCTTTCCTCGACGGCTATTTCGGCGCGGCGCCGCATTTGTCGCCGCTGGCTGCGGCGAGCCGCGCGCTTGACGCCGTCAATGGCTGGATCGCGGCGATCGGCCGGCGAGACCCGCGGCTCGCCCGGATGGCGACGACGTTCACCGCCGTGCTGGTCGCCGACGGCCGCGGCCACGTGCTCCATGTCGGCGACAGCCGCGCCTATCGGCTGTCCGGCGGCCGCCTAGACCAGATCACCTCCGACCATGTCGTCGATCTTGGCGAACCAACCTTGCGTCTGCGCCGCGCGATCGGTTTCGACGTCCGCGTTCATCTCGACCATGTCGCGCTCGACCTCGCCCCGCGCGACCGCCTGCTGCTGTGCACGGACGGCCTGCATGGCGCGCTGTCCGCCCGCCGGATCGCCGCGCTGCTCGCCGCCGCGCCTTCGCCGCTGCAGGCGGCGCGGACCTTGCGCGATGGCGCGCTCGCTGCCGGCGCTGCCGACAATGTGACGCTTGTCGTGCTCGATGTGCTGGAGCCCGCGCCCGATTTTCGGAGCGACGCGGCGGCCGCGGCGCCGGTCGGCGGCTAGTTCTCGCCGCTGCGCGAATAGACGATCACCGACAGCAGACGGATCGGCAGTTTCTTCAGCTCTTCCGGGCCATGGGGGGCGTCGGCGTCAAAGAACAAGCTGTCGCCGGCGCTCATCGGATAGAGCTTGTCGCCATGGCGATAGACCACTTCGCCTTCGACGATATAGATGAATTCCTGACCGGCGTGCTGGAAGATCGGAAAAACGTCGGAGGTTTCGGTCAGCGTCACCAGATAGGGCTCGACGACCAGCGATTTGCCGATGGAATGCCCAAGCAGGTGATACTGGTGCCCGGCGCGGGTGCCGCGCCGCTCGATCAGCAGGCCCTGGCCCGACTTGACGTAGGTGGCGTCGCGCTGCTCCTCGAACTTGCGGAAAAAGGCGGTGACCGGCACGTTCAACGCCTTCGAGAGGGCCTGCAAGGTGTCGAGGGAGGGCGAGGTGGCGCCGTTCTCGATCTTCGACAGCATGCCTGCCGAGAGGCCCGCCTGCCGCGCCAGATCGGCGACCGTCATCGCCAGCTTGACCCGATATTCCCGTACCTGGCGTCCGATGGCGACTTCCAGCTGGTTTTCCCTCACGCCCCGGGTGGAATGAGGATCCTGATCTTTCATTGCGCGCGTCCGGTTAGATAATGTTTCATTATAGGAAACACGGGCGTGGAAGCAATCAGCGATGACGCCGCTCGGCGCTGGGAGCAAGGCCGAAGCGCGTCCGGTAGACCCGCGAAAAATGGCTGCTCGCGGCGAAGCCGCTGGCCAGCGCGACCTCAACAATCGGCAGGCTGGTCTGCCGAAGCAGTTTTCGCGCCCGGTCGAGGCGCAAGCCGAGATAATGGCTGGCGAGCGGCCGGCCAAGGTGTGCGGCGAACAGCCGCTCCAGCTGGCGCAAAGTGACTCCGGCAGATTCCGCCAGCTCCGCGCGCGACAGCGGATGCTCGATGCGCTCCTCCATCAGCGCCAACGCCTTGAGCACTTTCGCGTTGGCGACGCGAGTGCGCTCGCGCAGCGACGGGCGCTGCGCCTCCTCGCCGGAGCGCGACTGCGTGCGCAGATACCACTCGCCGACCGCGACCGCGAGCGCGGCGCCGTGTCGCCGCTCGACCAGATCCACCATCATGTCGAAGGCGGCGAGACCGCCGGCGCAGGTGGCGCGATCGCCGTCGAACACATAAAGCGTGCGTTCCAGCAACAGATCGGGGAATTCCTCCAGCAGCGCCGGGATATGCTCCCAGTGAATCGTGCACCGCCGCCGCTCGAGCAGGCCGGCGCGCGCCAGGATATAGGCGCCGCCCGACATGCCGCCGATCTCGACGCCCGCCGCCGCCAGCGCCCGCAGCCGCGCGAAGGTCGGCTTGTGCCTGAAGGCGGCCGGATTGCCGCCGGCGCAGACAAACAGCGCGTCAAGCGCCTGCGCATCGTTCAATCCCAGATCGGGGGCGATTTCCAGGCCCACCGAGGCCCGCGCTGGCTGGCCGTCGATGCTGAGATTCGACCAGCGAAAAAGCGCGCCGCCCGCCAGCACATTGGCGGCGCGCAACGGCTCGATCGCCGAGGCGTAGGACATTAGCGGAAAATCCGGCAGCAGCAGAAAGCCGATGCGGCGCGCGGGCTCTTTCATGGGCGCTCCATGTCGTTTTCAAAACAAAAATAGTCGTAAAGAGGCATGAAAGCAAAGCGGCAGGCGCCACAATGTCATCAAGTGGCGTGCGCGCCGCGACAGGCCCGGAAACCCATGCGCTATTCGCTCTTCAACGTCATCGTCAACGGACTGACAAAAAACCGTTACGCCGAGCGGGCGTGGCGCGATCCCGAACCGAAGCCCGAATATGACGTGGTCGTAGTCGGCGGCGGCGGCCATGGACTCGCCACCGCTTACTACCTCGCGAAGAACCACGGGCTTCACAATGTCGCCGTGGTCGAAAAGGGCTGGATCGGCTCTGGCAACGCCGGACGCAACACCACCATTTTCCGCTCCAATTACCTGCTGCCAGGCAACGAGCCGTTTTACGAATGGTCGGTCAAATTATGGGAAGGTCTGGAGCAGGAACTGAACTACAACGTCATGGCGAGCCAGCGCGGCATCGTGAACCTGATCCATTCCGATGCGCAGCGCGACGCCTATGCGCGGCGCGGCAACGCCATGCGCCTCGCCGGCGCCGATTCCGAACTGCTCGACGTCGCGCAGGTGCGGGCGCTGGCGCCTTTTCTCGACTTCGACAACGCGCGCTTCCCCATCAAGGGCGGGCTTCTGCAAGCTCGCGCCGGGACCGCGCGCCACGACGCGGTGGTCTGGGGCTATGCGCGCGGCGCCGACCTCTTTGGCGTCGATATTCTGCAAAACTGCGAGGTCATGGGTTTCCTGCGGGGCGCTGACGGCGCGGTGAAGGGAATTGAAACGGCGCGTGGAACGATCAAGGCGAAGAAAGTCGCATTGGCGGTCGCCGGTTCCTCGTCGCGGCTGGCGCAAAGGCTCGGCCTGCGCCTGCCGATCGAGAGTCTGGTGCTACAGGCCTTCGTCTCCGAGGGCATCAAGCCGCTGGTTCCGGGGGTCGTCACCTTCGGCGCCGGGCATTTCTACATTTCGCAATCGGACAAGGGCGGGCTGGTCTTCGGCGGCGATCTCGACGGCTACAATTC
This genomic interval from Candidatus Rhodoblastus alkanivorans contains the following:
- a CDS encoding bifunctional protein-serine/threonine kinase/phosphatase; the encoded protein is MTDSAPVIVAGWTLALGEAAGAASADEFRAIYRGEDFGAPRRGLLAVLARGDGEGRVPAEAAEVAARLVAEGYFGALATLSPKAAAARALSAANDWMFRQSRNDPQRRGMAASLCALAAPASRKLAIVHLGENRVYLLRSGRLQPLTRDHLRPRASGPDAPTRALGFDREVQADVVEIDALPGDRVILLGAGLSRGVSPERLGDLLRELGGAGETAQKLVAAAPRGAAAIIDVIEVSSPQRDDFAAEYAALPIRPPPHDGETLDGFVVGRTIYRGQYTLLKRARDTIGDRDVVLKFPLLGMAQDPVFQAGFLREAWIGARLRSRWTVDYLDLPAERRSCLYLVMPYYHGETLDARLRTAPPVSLAEGAGIAISLCEAVEDLARRHVVHRDLKPENIFLLRSGEVKLLDLGLAALPGLDESGREDLGGTTRYMAPELFRGASPGLRSEVFSLGVTLYRMFSGGAFPFGAREAFPLARARPDLPDWLGKIIGQAIEVEPERRFADATALRAALEHGLFHQDWRGRPPRPPGARMPWRALAAGLALLCLALLLWRR
- a CDS encoding PP2C family protein-serine/threonine phosphatase — its product is MTAPVARVPAPRLAYGLVSARGRRPSNQDFAACCRDPLGGRRGFAAAVADGLGGHRGGREAAETAVRAFLDGYFGAAPHLSPLAAASRALDAVNGWIAAIGRRDPRLARMATTFTAVLVADGRGHVLHVGDSRAYRLSGGRLDQITSDHVVDLGEPTLRLRRAIGFDVRVHLDHVALDLAPRDRLLLCTDGLHGALSARRIAALLAAAPSPLQAARTLRDGALAAGAADNVTLVVLDVLEPAPDFRSDAAAAAPVGG
- a CDS encoding helix-turn-helix domain-containing protein, which translates into the protein MKDQDPHSTRGVRENQLEVAIGRQVREYRVKLAMTVADLARQAGLSAGMLSKIENGATSPSLDTLQALSKALNVPVTAFFRKFEEQRDATYVKSGQGLLIERRGTRAGHQYHLLGHSIGKSLVVEPYLVTLTETSDVFPIFQHAGQEFIYIVEGEVVYRHGDKLYPMSAGDSLFFDADAPHGPEELKKLPIRLLSVIVYSRSGEN
- a CDS encoding GlxA family transcriptional regulator, whose protein sequence is MKEPARRIGFLLLPDFPLMSYASAIEPLRAANVLAGGALFRWSNLSIDGQPARASVGLEIAPDLGLNDAQALDALFVCAGGNPAAFRHKPTFARLRALAAAGVEIGGMSGGAYILARAGLLERRRCTIHWEHIPALLEEFPDLLLERTLYVFDGDRATCAGGLAAFDMMVDLVERRHGAALAVAVGEWYLRTQSRSGEEAQRPSLRERTRVANAKVLKALALMEERIEHPLSRAELAESAGVTLRQLERLFAAHLGRPLASHYLGLRLDRARKLLRQTSLPIVEVALASGFAASSHFSRVYRTRFGLAPSAERRHR
- a CDS encoding sarcosine oxidase subunit beta family protein is translated as MRYSLFNVIVNGLTKNRYAERAWRDPEPKPEYDVVVVGGGGHGLATAYYLAKNHGLHNVAVVEKGWIGSGNAGRNTTIFRSNYLLPGNEPFYEWSVKLWEGLEQELNYNVMASQRGIVNLIHSDAQRDAYARRGNAMRLAGADSELLDVAQVRALAPFLDFDNARFPIKGGLLQARAGTARHDAVVWGYARGADLFGVDILQNCEVMGFLRGADGAVKGIETARGTIKAKKVALAVAGSSSRLAQRLGLRLPIESLVLQAFVSEGIKPLVPGVVTFGAGHFYISQSDKGGLVFGGDLDGYNSYAQRGNLPVIEDVLEGGMAVMPLIGRLRLLRQWAGLCDMSMDGSPIIDIGPLPGLYLNAGWSYGGFKATPASGWCFAHTIACDAPHPLTAAMRLDRFRTGHVIDEKGVGAQPNLH